TATCCATCCGTTTTCCGCATAATTCGGATGCAACTGCACTTCAAGCATTCCTCCCTGTCCACGATCCCAGACCGCCGGAGTTCCTTCAATGGTTTGTACCCTTCCATCTGCCATCACATGCAGCAGGGAGCCACTCTTTTCCGTGATCAGCATGCTGCCGTCCGGAAGCCAGTCTAATGACCAAAACGTTCCACTCCCATCAAACACAGTATCGACTTCAAACGGGTGATGCTCGCTGGTAATCACGCCTTCCTGGGGAGTTATTTTCTCCAACAAGTTCCCCTGCTCGTGCAGCAGACGATTCTCACGAATATAAATTACGAGTGAACGAATCTGATCCTCCGACAACAGCGCTTTGTATGCGACCATTTCCGTACCGGGGATTCCTTCCCGAATCGCAGAGGCAATGGAGGCATCATCGCCACCCACCAGCCATGTATCATCCAACAATGATGGTGCCGATCCTCCTTCCATCTGCTTCCCATGACAGGTCGCACACAGGACCTGGAAAAGCTCATCTACCTTGCCACTGCCAATGCTGAACTGGGCATGCGCTGGTATTACAGACAAGGCCAGTATTGCCGCCATCCACCAGCGGATTGTGTTTCGATTGCCATTCCCTAACATGCGTGTGCTCAACATGCCCCTCCCGATACACAGCTTTGCAAATTCCTCAAGCCAGAGTACTGATTTCGCACACCCGAAGCCTTGTCAGTCAATGAAGTGTCGCAGTTCAAGCCTCGCGGTAGATCAGCGCTACAATCAACCCCAGAATCATGTAGATGAACAACAGCCCCATGAACCAACCCAGCGCCAGTTGTACCGGGATCTCCAGCAACACATATTTCTGAATGGCCGAACTGGTTGCAATCGCAGCTCCAAAGATCAAACCGAAGCGAACGCCTTCCGCCCATCCTTTATTGCGATACCCGCGCACAAACAGTGCCACAAAGATGAAGCTGATGAACAGATAGTTCAAAAATGCCAAGGGATAAAGCGCTTCCTGCGCGGAACGGCTGCGCCAGACTCCTTTGCTGATTTCATACAATTCAGCCAATACGACCACATTGAGAAGCCAGTCGAAAACTGCCATCAGCACAAATGCCGCCAGCCCGGCGATAATGAAGAGTCTGCGGTTCATAGGAAAGCGAGAGAAACAAGACTCTATACCCATACCCGAAACCGACCCAAAGCTCAAGTGCATTGTGTACGATTCGCATTTCCCAAACAGCAGTCCATGGCACTTTTGAACTGCCGTAAATCTGTCCGGCTGCGTTCTGCACGCTTTTGCATTGAACTCCCCACCTTCCCTGCACTCCAATACACAGCAAACGGTCACTCATGACACTCCACTCCATCGACATTCCCCTGACACTTCCAGACCTCTGGCAACAGGACGCAGTTCGCCAGATTCTGGAAGGAAGGGATGTGGTTGTGGATGCCCCGACAGGTGCGGGAAAAACCTACATTTTTGAAATGCTGGTGGAGTCCCGAAAGCTGCAGGGTCAGCTGATTTTCACAGTTCCCACCCGTGCTCTCGCCAATGACAAACTACTCGAATGGCGACACAAGGGCTGGAATGTCGGCATCGCTACCGGTGATATCACCGACAATCTGAATGCACCCGTACTTGTGGCAACCCTCGAAACTCAAAAGGCCCGCTTACTGCAGGGTGCCCAACCCCGCCTGATCGTCATCGACGAATACCAGATGATCCAGGACCCCTCCCGCGGCACCAACTACGAAATGACCATCGCCGTCGCCGCTCCCAACACTCAACTGCTTCTGTTGAGCGGCAGTGTTCAAAACCCCGCAGACGTCGTTGACTGGCTCCGGCGCATCGGGAGGAAGGCACATCTCATCTCCCACCGGGAACGCCCGGTTCCACAGGAACAACTCTATCTCGAAGCCCTTCCCGACCGTGCCCCCAAATCCATCTATGGATTCTGGCCACGTTTCCTCTATAGGGCCCTGCAGGCGGAGCTGGATCCCATCCTCATATTCGCTCCCCAGCGCAAGGATGCCGAACGCATTGCACGTCAGGTTGCGGCTTCACTGCCCGAAGACGATCCGCTCGAACTCAGTCCCGAGCAACGAAACCTCGCGGGTGAGGCTCTCGCAAAATTGCTGAAATCCCGGGTTGCCTTTCACCACAGCGGTTTGAGCTACCGGCAACGGGCCGGTGTCATCGAACCACTCGCCAAGGCAGGACAGTTGCGCATCGTCGTGGCCACCACAGGTCTCGGAGCTGGCATCAATTTTTCCATGCGTTCCGTCATTGTGACCGAGCGCGATTATCGACAACGGGATCAGGTATCCCAGGTCCGTCCGGATGAATTGCTCCAAATGTTTGGTCGTGCAGGTCGTCGCGGTCTCGATGATCGAGGATATGTGCTTGTTCTGCCTCAGAAACCTCGCCTCGAGGATGCAGCACCCATCACGGTTCGACGCATCCATCAACTCGACTGGCCAAGTTTCCTCGGTCTGATGCAACAGGCCCATCAACTGGGACAGGATCCGCGAAAGGCAGCACTCAAGCTGGCAGCATCCCTGTTCACACACTCCCCTCTTCCACTTGGTTTTGAATCGGGCAGCACCCCACTAACGACTCCAACCGTTCACAAACAACTTTCGCCTGCTGCCACTTCCCATTCTTCTGCGCTCAACGCCAAGGATACGCTGATCGAGATCCTGAATTCCCAGGGAACATGGGAACGCCGCCGTGGCCCCCACGAAGTTCAACTGCAGCACACCCTCAGCTTCCATCGCAATCACTGGAAACCTTCAACACAGGTCGCGGGAACACTCTCCCGCTTCCCACACGGGAACACCTGCAAAATTCAACACAAGGGAAAGCGACAGTATGCCAAAGAATGGGTCGTCGCTCATTTTCCAACCCAATCCGACCACCACAGTCTGCTGCTGAACAAAAAATACCGCAAAGCGGCCGTACAGGCATTTGCCAATACCAGCGCTAAGGCTCCGTCCATCCCAAAGCGCATGGATCTCGCCCAACTCGAATCCCACCTCCGCAAAGCGCTTCCGTTGATCACCCAAGGTGGACAATTGATCGATCTTCTCGAACGCAACAGCAGCGTTATTGCCCGAGTTGACATGGCAGCCGCCAGTATCACCGCTCGCAAGGACTCCCATGGAAACTTCCTTGTCGACCCTCCTGAACGCGAGGTCACCCGAGCTTACGAAAATTTTTCACTCAAGGATCATGCACTCGCTGGATCGTCCCGCTCCGATGCCAGTCCGGCGAAGATCTGGCTCCAGCTTGGTCTGATCAATGCCCGGGGCATTCCCACCCGCCGTGGAGTCCTCTTCAGTTATTTCAATCATGGAGAGGGGCTTGCCGTTGCCGCTGCACTGGAAGATGCGGACTACCCCATTGAACAACTGGTCTGGGATTTGGCAAACCTGCGAACGGGTCACCGCTTTGACGAACTCGGAGATCTTGGCAGTCGGCTCAGTTATGTCTGCCGCGAGAGCTATGGCAGTGTCTCCCACCCCGGATACCTTCATCGTGGATTGCCCGAGGAATACGGAGAGGGAGGTTCTGAACTCGTCTTCAACTTGAGCAAATCCGCTCGCTGGAAATACGAAATCATCGGAGGTGAAATCAGCGAAGGCGACGTTGAGCGGGTCTGGCTCGAATGGAAAAGCGTGCTGCGGCAAATCGCAAATGCCCCTGAATTTCCCTGGTCGCGTTGGCAGGAGCTTCAGGCTCAGGCACGCGAGCGCATCCAGATTGCAACTACCTCCCACAACCTGCTCGACTTGCCAGCACTGACCGTGCGCCAGCGTTCCCGCAAGCCAATGCCGTTTCGAGCCAGACGTTCCTGAGATATCGTGACGCGCCAAGAAGCAGAATGAGCATCGGTGTTGTCTGTTTGGGGATAGCGGCTTTGAGCATGCCATCGAGCCATTCCGCAAAAAAACTCCTTCGCCCTTGCCTTTTCCGGCTCCAGCTGCAGGGTTAACATTCATCCGATATCGGTTCATCCGATGCCAGATTTCCTCCTTCCGGTCCTTCACCGGAATTACAGACCAACCTACTCACTTCCAGATATCATGCGCCTCCTGCTTCCTGCCCTTGCATGCGGCTGCCTCGTTGCTGCAACCGCACTTCACTCCCAAATTGTTTTCAGCTTTGATGATGGCTCCCTCATACCGGAAAACGACTACGATCCTATCACCATCGGGAATGCCGAAACCGAGAGCCATTTCAATTCATTTACGAACTCAACCGGATGGGACTCCGCGCTGCAGGTCAGCGGAGCCAACGGATTTTTTTCCACCCCACAGAATCAGGCGACCGCAGGCGATGCTTTCTTTTTTAGCATCGACGTCGCATCGGGCTATGTCTTCACCGTTTCCGAGATCAGTTTTCAGGTGCGGGGTACTGGAGGATCTCCCCAGCAGGTGGGTTTTTCGCTTGGCAGCCTAAGCCACAACTTTGGAGCGCTCTTCAGCAACGATTCGGAAATCAAAACCCTTTCCCAAAGTTCGCTTTCGATTCAGCTCACGGGGGCTGATCGATTTGCGATTCAGGGATGGGGTTCTTCAGGTGCATCAGCACTGCAACTGGACAATATCCGAATCACGGGTTCCCTTACCGCCATTCCCGAACCCTCCACGTATGCGGCAATTCTGGGAGCGGTAGCGTTGGGCATCGTCTTCTACCAGCGACGCAAATCCCGATACACAACGCAAAACAACCCCACGAAGTTGCCCTGAAGCTGAATCACCCCGCATTCCGGCGTGTTTCAATCACCGCCTGAAATTGTTTCGACGCTGCGGCCCAGTCCAGTTCGCTTTGTGGCAGAAAACGGCACAGCTCAAAGGATTCCGCAATGATGGAACGTCCATCCCGGATGCGCTCGATCTTACCGTCTGCCTTCAGCTGTGCGAGCACGTTGCCAAGACTGCTCCCCTCAAGCGGTCCCGCCAGCACTTTGCAGCCCGTCGCATCCGCTGCGAGTTGATTGAGAAAATCATTCTGTGATCCGCCACCAAGGATGTGAATCGTATCGTAGCCTTTCCCGGTCACTCGCTCTATTCCTTCTTTCACGGAGCGGTAACTGAGTGCCAGTCCCTCAAAAATGGATCGGCAGATCAGGGCCGGCGTCGCCTCCACTTGCTGTCCGGTTGTTTCGAAAAACGCCTTCACGCGCTCAACCATGGGACCGGGCGCTTCAAACAAGGCATCGTTGGGGTCCAGCCAAGCCTGGAACGGTGGCGCTTTTGCTGCGAGTTCCCGAAGGGCATCATAGCTCAGCCCCAGGCCCTGCTCATCCCAGTCGCGTTTGCACTGTTGAAAGATCCAGAATCCGCTGATGTTTTTGAGCAGGCGAATCGTCCCTTCCACCCCTCGCTCATGCGTAAGTCCCATCGCATTGGCAACGGCGGTCGTGTGGCAGGTTTCCGATTCCACCCCCATCAGAGACCAGGTACCGGAACTAATGTAAATCGAGTCGGACGAACTCAGCGGACAGGCCGCCACAGCCGCCGCCGTATCATGAGAGGGCGTGGTCACGACAACCATACGATCACTTCCCACTTCCGCCGCCACATCAGGTTGCAATTTGCCCAGGAGCGTTCCCGGTTCCACCAGCTCCCCAAACAGCGAGCGGGGAAATGCAAAACGCTCGATCAGTGTATCCGACCACTCTCCACTCTGCGCATCGAGCAATTCACTGGTCGAAGCAATCGTCATTTCGTTCGTTGCGACACCACAAAGCCAGTAGTTCAGCAAATCAGGAACAAACAACAGTTGATTTGCATGCTCCAGCAAAGAACCTGCCTGCCGCGACTCTGCAAGGAGCTGATAGATGGAGTTGAAGTGAAGGTGCTGAATGCCCGCAATGGCATAGCGCTCCGACTGCGGCACAATCTGCTCGGATACCGCGTCCATGCCATTGGTGCGGGAGTCCCGATAACAGTAGGGAATGCCCAGCAGGCGACCAGTCTTGTCTATCAGTGCAAAATCCACTCCCCAGGTATCCACACCGATGCTCACGACATCGTCGCCATAGCGCTGTACTGCCTCACGCATGCCCGCCTTGATCGACGCAAAAATGTGGGTGATCTGCCAGTACAGCGAACCCCGGATCGAGATCGGTTGATTGTCAAAGCGGCACACTTCTTCCAGACGAATACGCTGGTTTTCAAAAATTGCAGCCAGCACCCTCCCGCTGCCAGCACCTACGTCCGCCGCTAAATATACGTTTCGTTTTCGCATGATCTGCGCTTTGGTCAACTCCGTGAAGCAAGCACCTGGGATTCGTAGGTCTTGACCTCCTTCAACCAGTCCGTTCCGGTCGGAACCTCATTGCGCCGACAGAACTCCTCCCATACCAGCCCCCAGGGCAGATTCTTGTATTCTTCAAGAAGCGCCAGTCGCGAGGTGAAGTCTCCTTCCCGCTCCAGCTGCTGCAGGCTCACTGAGGGTTCGAGCAGGGCCTTCAGCAATGAGCGCTGCGCCGAACGCGTGCCAATTACCCAGGCCGCAATGCGGTTGATGCTGGCATCAAAAAAATCGAGTCCGATACGCGTGCTGCCAAGAAAATTTCCGCGAACCAGCTCTTCCATGACCGCCGTCGTTGCGTCATCACAGAGCACCACATGATCCGAATCCCAGCGAACACCGCGGCTCACATGCAACAG
Above is a genomic segment from Puniceicoccaceae bacterium containing:
- a CDS encoding DEAD/DEAH box helicase, encoding MTLHSIDIPLTLPDLWQQDAVRQILEGRDVVVDAPTGAGKTYIFEMLVESRKLQGQLIFTVPTRALANDKLLEWRHKGWNVGIATGDITDNLNAPVLVATLETQKARLLQGAQPRLIVIDEYQMIQDPSRGTNYEMTIAVAAPNTQLLLLSGSVQNPADVVDWLRRIGRKAHLISHRERPVPQEQLYLEALPDRAPKSIYGFWPRFLYRALQAELDPILIFAPQRKDAERIARQVAASLPEDDPLELSPEQRNLAGEALAKLLKSRVAFHHSGLSYRQRAGVIEPLAKAGQLRIVVATTGLGAGINFSMRSVIVTERDYRQRDQVSQVRPDELLQMFGRAGRRGLDDRGYVLVLPQKPRLEDAAPITVRRIHQLDWPSFLGLMQQAHQLGQDPRKAALKLAASLFTHSPLPLGFESGSTPLTTPTVHKQLSPAATSHSSALNAKDTLIEILNSQGTWERRRGPHEVQLQHTLSFHRNHWKPSTQVAGTLSRFPHGNTCKIQHKGKRQYAKEWVVAHFPTQSDHHSLLLNKKYRKAAVQAFANTSAKAPSIPKRMDLAQLESHLRKALPLITQGGQLIDLLERNSSVIARVDMAAASITARKDSHGNFLVDPPEREVTRAYENFSLKDHALAGSSRSDASPAKIWLQLGLINARGIPTRRGVLFSYFNHGEGLAVAAALEDADYPIEQLVWDLANLRTGHRFDELGDLGSRLSYVCRESYGSVSHPGYLHRGLPEEYGEGGSELVFNLSKSARWKYEIIGGEISEGDVERVWLEWKSVLRQIANAPEFPWSRWQELQAQARERIQIATTSHNLLDLPALTVRQRSRKPMPFRARRS
- a CDS encoding rhamnulokinase family protein — encoded protein: MRKRNVYLAADVGAGSGRVLAAIFENQRIRLEEVCRFDNQPISIRGSLYWQITHIFASIKAGMREAVQRYGDDVVSIGVDTWGVDFALIDKTGRLLGIPYCYRDSRTNGMDAVSEQIVPQSERYAIAGIQHLHFNSIYQLLAESRQAGSLLEHANQLLFVPDLLNYWLCGVATNEMTIASTSELLDAQSGEWSDTLIERFAFPRSLFGELVEPGTLLGKLQPDVAAEVGSDRMVVVTTPSHDTAAAVAACPLSSSDSIYISSGTWSLMGVESETCHTTAVANAMGLTHERGVEGTIRLLKNISGFWIFQQCKRDWDEQGLGLSYDALRELAAKAPPFQAWLDPNDALFEAPGPMVERVKAFFETTGQQVEATPALICRSIFEGLALSYRSVKEGIERVTGKGYDTIHILGGGSQNDFLNQLAADATGCKVLAGPLEGSSLGNVLAQLKADGKIERIRDGRSIIAESFELCRFLPQSELDWAAASKQFQAVIETRRNAG